The genomic region TCCCGAAGAAACCAGAACTGTTTCAGTtatctttctaatttttgctGTTGAGAGACCTTggtcaagttttctttttcacgGTAGGCATGGATTCACCCTTGCTGAAAAATGTGGGGTGGGGTTGAAATCTGGAGGGCCTTATAACTCCTAGAGGTACTGGAGGTGAAGCAGATGATGAGCCAGGTATGATTTGTGTACCCAACATAGCCTTCTGGTGACATCTGCAGAAATGGCTGGACGAAACAAGATGGACAGAAGATCGCTGTGGTTTTTAAGCTACAGTTAAATGCTCAGGCCTTGTATTGCCCTGAGTAAATCAGTGAGAGGTTGGTAAGATGCTTTTCAAATGTGGCATAACTGAGGTGTTGTTGGCTATCTGATTTGGAAGAAATGGCAGGTCTTGAATCGTTACAGTTATAATCAATCTTAGCAGTGAAAAGTGCTGAACTGAAAAGTTTCTCAGTTTCTGtcttggggggagagggggaaggaagggaacgTTGTGGACACAGAAGTAGGAGGGAATCTGGTCAACCTGGTGTAAGTAGAAAGTATTGACTGATCGCAGAGAACTCAAAGTTCCTAGCTGTCCTCTATATTGAAAAGTAACTTCATCTTTTGGAGGGAATTGCTGAAATAGGGTTGcaggagtgtgtgtatgtatgtgtgtctcaGACCAACTAGTTTACTTTCGTTTTGGGGAGGATTAAAGAATGTCATTGAGTTATAATAAGTCTTCTTGCATCTATTTTCTCAAGGCAAAAGAATGCACGTGCAGTTGTCCACCAGCCGGCTTCGGACTGCCCCTGGGATGGGAGACCAGAGTGGCTGCTATCGGTGTGGGAAAGAGGGGCACTGGTCAAAAGAGTGTCCAGTAGATCGTACAGGCCGTGTGGCGGACTTTACCGAGCAGTATAATGAACAGTATGGAGCAGTGCGCACGCCTTACACCATGGGCTACGGGGAATCCATGTATTACAACGACGCATATGGAGCACTCGACTACTATAAGCGTTATCGGGTCCGCTCTTACGAGGCAGTGGCAGCGGCGGCAGCAGCTTCTGCGTACAACTACGCGGAGCAGACCATGTCCCATCTGCCTCAAGTCCAGAGCACAGCTGTGACCAGTCACCTCAACTCCACTTCTGTCGATCCCTACGACAGACACCTGTTGCCGAACTCAGGTGCTGCCGCCACTTCGGCTGCTATGGCTGCTGCTGCCGCCAACAGTTCCTCCTATTATGGAAGGGACCGGAGCCCCCTGCGTCGTGCTGCAGCTGTGCTCCCCACAGTTGGAGAGGGCTACGGTTATGGGCCAGAGAGTGAGCTGTCTCAGGCTTCAGCAGCTGCACGGAATTCTCTGTATGACATGGCCCGGTATGAGCGAGAGCAGTATGTGGACCGAGCGCGGTACTCAGCCTTTTAAAAACTGGAGGTGAGAGTGGGGTGGGTGTGGTTAAGAGACtctattttgtttccttgaaAGAGACCTGTGCTGCATGGAGGAGGCTAAAGCCACCTGTTTGTTTGCTGTCAGGACGGTCTCCAAGTGGTATAAATTACATAGTAGTAGTTTTCAATATTTCTCTAGCTTAGGCCAGAGGTTCATTTGGCCTCTTGAGGTTTTTTAGTGTACGACTCCAACCAACTTTTTCCTTCTGAGAGAACAACAAACTCAGTTAGTGCGAATATTATTTAATCAAGCGTAAGCAATCTGGGTTACAGAATGTAGTTAAGAGAACATTTGTTGAGTCCCCTCTTTGTACATTATATTATTGAGTCTACACAATAAGCCTTtaagatgttttctcttttacagagcagggaacaaaggctcagagaggttaagtactttGAGGTCATCTGACAATTGAGAGGTAGAGT from Panthera uncia isolate 11264 chromosome D1, Puncia_PCG_1.0, whole genome shotgun sequence harbors:
- the LOC125911829 gene encoding RNA-binding protein 4B isoform X1; the protein is MVKLFIGNLPREATEQEIRSLFEQYGKVLECDIIKNYGFVHIEDKTAAEDAIRNLHHYKLHGVNINVEASKNKSKASTKLHVGNISPTCTNQELRAKFEEYGPVIECDIVKDYAFVHMERAEDAVEAIRGLDNTEFQGKRMHVQLSTSRLRTAPGMGDQSGCYRCGKEGHWSKECPVDRTGRVADFTEQYNEQYGAVRTPYTMGYGESMYYNDAYGALDYYKRYRVRSYEAVAAAAAASAYNYAEQTMSHLPQVQSTAVTSHLNSTSVDPYDRHLLPNSGAAATSAAMAAAAANSSSYYGRDRSPLRRAAAVLPTVGEGYGYGPESELSQASAAARNSLYDMARYEREQYVDRARYSAF